The following coding sequences are from one Brienomyrus brachyistius isolate T26 chromosome 2, BBRACH_0.4, whole genome shotgun sequence window:
- the LOC125717586 gene encoding uncharacterized protein LOC125717586 isoform X1: MWPRDFPIPQFSYDVELRLRQGNDEFEKSGKGLKLTRDQKHDILEKLGSTMYDFKAYPDDKQIGKVAEALVTKHPCLKEPGSDTGWNGWKTSLKFKMGNLRNKMRKIGCLEVTVNAGKRSQGHPENEPSHSKIKKPRRSEVNYLPNFPQGEDEASLETVRQEIAVEVQKTEKNTSLIHKNMERTFALRRQNIVSGSPSVNEFLNLWPALRITSELFAEYQRVTNENLPNKFYAQLDYLLPCLMTILRQKASKTGKTADALANLLKVHDEQELHDVNSRRTTVIRGLPVLLRDKDIGFFRTTLIDNPEVLTEDAPVSLLTVVHENAAAPIHYDPVRVSVVLENEVVTTHSQLPEAFLVLFGFMYALHLKYPKGLAKTFEFVQKVLLGMDDGKLSPSVQTLKNELM, encoded by the exons ATGTGGCCTCGTGATTTTCCAATTCCACAGTTTTCCTATGATGTTGAGCTAAGGCTTAGACAGGGAAATGATGAATTTGAGAAGAGCGGAAAGGGTCTAAAGTTGACAAGAGACCAAAAGCATGACATTCTGGAGAAGCTTGGCTCAACCATGTATGATTTTAAGGCGTACCCAGACGACAAACAGATAGGAAAAGTAGCAGAGGCCCTTGTCACAAAGCATCCTTGTTTGAAGGAGCCAGGCTCTGACACAGGTTGGAATGGGTGGAAAACCAGTTTAAAGTTCAAGATGGGCAACTTGAGAAACAAAATGAGGAAAATTGGATGTCTTGaggtaactgttaatgctgggaAAAGAAGTCAAGGCCATCCTGAGAATGAACCATCACATTCTAAAATCAAGAAACCAAGACGTTCTGAGGTTAATTATTTGCCAAACTTTCCTCAAGGTGAGGATGAAGCATCTCTTGAAACAGTTAGACAGGAAATTGCTGTTGAAGTCCagaagacagaaaaaaatactaGTCTCATCCACAAGAACATGGAGAGAACTTTTGCTCTGCGACGACAGAACATTGTTAGCGGAAGCCCATCTGTGAATGAGTTTCTGAATCTCTGGCCTGCACTGCgtataacatctgag CTGTTTGCAGAGTACCAACGTGTTACAAATGAGAATTTGCCCAACAAATTCTATGCACAACTGGACTACCTCCTACCTTGTTTGATGACCATTTTAAGGCAAAAAGCATCCAAGACAGGCAAGACAGCAGATGCCCTGGCTAATCTTTTGAAAGTTCATGATGAGCAG GAACTGCATGATGTAAATTCACGACGGACTACCGTTATCAGAGGTCTTCCAGTTTTGCTGCGTGACAAAGACATAGGATTTTTTAGGACCACCCTG ATTGATAATCCTGAAGTACTGACTGAGGATGCTCCAGTGTCCCTGCTTACAGTTGTTCATGAAAATGCTGCTGCTCCAATCCATTACGATCCAGTGAGGGTCTCAGTTGTCCTGGAGAATGAAGTGGTCACCACCCATAGCCAACTTCCAGAGGCCTTTCTTGTCTTGTTTGGATTCATGTATGCTCTTCACTTAAAATATCCTAAAGGACTTGCCAAAACTTTTGAATTTGTGCAAAAAGTTTTACTCGGCATGGATGACGGAAAACTGTCTCCTAGCGTGCAAACATTAAAGAATGAGTTGATGTAg
- the LOC125717586 gene encoding uncharacterized protein LOC125717586 isoform X3, translating into MERTFALRRQNIVSGSPSVNEFLNLWPALRITSELFAEYQRVTNENLPNKFYAQLDYLLPCLMTILRQKASKTGKTADALANLLKVHDEQELHDVNSRRTTVIRGLPVLLRDKDIGFFRTTLIDNPEVLTEDAPVSLLTVVHENAAAPIHYDPVRVSVVLENEVVTTHSQLPEAFLVLFGFMYALHLKYPKGLAKTFEFVQKVLLGMDDGKLSPSVQTLKNELM; encoded by the exons ATGGAGAGAACTTTTGCTCTGCGACGACAGAACATTGTTAGCGGAAGCCCATCTGTGAATGAGTTTCTGAATCTCTGGCCTGCACTGCgtataacatctgag CTGTTTGCAGAGTACCAACGTGTTACAAATGAGAATTTGCCCAACAAATTCTATGCACAACTGGACTACCTCCTACCTTGTTTGATGACCATTTTAAGGCAAAAAGCATCCAAGACAGGCAAGACAGCAGATGCCCTGGCTAATCTTTTGAAAGTTCATGATGAGCAG GAACTGCATGATGTAAATTCACGACGGACTACCGTTATCAGAGGTCTTCCAGTTTTGCTGCGTGACAAAGACATAGGATTTTTTAGGACCACCCTG ATTGATAATCCTGAAGTACTGACTGAGGATGCTCCAGTGTCCCTGCTTACAGTTGTTCATGAAAATGCTGCTGCTCCAATCCATTACGATCCAGTGAGGGTCTCAGTTGTCCTGGAGAATGAAGTGGTCACCACCCATAGCCAACTTCCAGAGGCCTTTCTTGTCTTGTTTGGATTCATGTATGCTCTTCACTTAAAATATCCTAAAGGACTTGCCAAAACTTTTGAATTTGTGCAAAAAGTTTTACTCGGCATGGATGACGGAAAACTGTCTCCTAGCGTGCAAACATTAAAGAATGAGTTGATGTAg
- the LOC125717586 gene encoding uncharacterized protein LOC125717586 isoform X2, which produces MYDFKAYPDDKQIGKVAEALVTKHPCLKEPGSDTGWNGWKTSLKFKMGNLRNKMRKIGCLEVTVNAGKRSQGHPENEPSHSKIKKPRRSEVNYLPNFPQGEDEASLETVRQEIAVEVQKTEKNTSLIHKNMERTFALRRQNIVSGSPSVNEFLNLWPALRITSELFAEYQRVTNENLPNKFYAQLDYLLPCLMTILRQKASKTGKTADALANLLKVHDEQELHDVNSRRTTVIRGLPVLLRDKDIGFFRTTLIDNPEVLTEDAPVSLLTVVHENAAAPIHYDPVRVSVVLENEVVTTHSQLPEAFLVLFGFMYALHLKYPKGLAKTFEFVQKVLLGMDDGKLSPSVQTLKNELM; this is translated from the exons ATGTATGATTTTAAGGCGTACCCAGACGACAAACAGATAGGAAAAGTAGCAGAGGCCCTTGTCACAAAGCATCCTTGTTTGAAGGAGCCAGGCTCTGACACAGGTTGGAATGGGTGGAAAACCAGTTTAAAGTTCAAGATGGGCAACTTGAGAAACAAAATGAGGAAAATTGGATGTCTTGaggtaactgttaatgctgggaAAAGAAGTCAAGGCCATCCTGAGAATGAACCATCACATTCTAAAATCAAGAAACCAAGACGTTCTGAGGTTAATTATTTGCCAAACTTTCCTCAAGGTGAGGATGAAGCATCTCTTGAAACAGTTAGACAGGAAATTGCTGTTGAAGTCCagaagacagaaaaaaatactaGTCTCATCCACAAGAACATGGAGAGAACTTTTGCTCTGCGACGACAGAACATTGTTAGCGGAAGCCCATCTGTGAATGAGTTTCTGAATCTCTGGCCTGCACTGCgtataacatctgag CTGTTTGCAGAGTACCAACGTGTTACAAATGAGAATTTGCCCAACAAATTCTATGCACAACTGGACTACCTCCTACCTTGTTTGATGACCATTTTAAGGCAAAAAGCATCCAAGACAGGCAAGACAGCAGATGCCCTGGCTAATCTTTTGAAAGTTCATGATGAGCAG GAACTGCATGATGTAAATTCACGACGGACTACCGTTATCAGAGGTCTTCCAGTTTTGCTGCGTGACAAAGACATAGGATTTTTTAGGACCACCCTG ATTGATAATCCTGAAGTACTGACTGAGGATGCTCCAGTGTCCCTGCTTACAGTTGTTCATGAAAATGCTGCTGCTCCAATCCATTACGATCCAGTGAGGGTCTCAGTTGTCCTGGAGAATGAAGTGGTCACCACCCATAGCCAACTTCCAGAGGCCTTTCTTGTCTTGTTTGGATTCATGTATGCTCTTCACTTAAAATATCCTAAAGGACTTGCCAAAACTTTTGAATTTGTGCAAAAAGTTTTACTCGGCATGGATGACGGAAAACTGTCTCCTAGCGTGCAAACATTAAAGAATGAGTTGATGTAg